From one Streptomyces sp. CA-210063 genomic stretch:
- a CDS encoding NADPH-dependent FMN reductase has product MKTATDTHTAARGESATAPDASSSPSSATPVRVTLIIGSNRAGRFGPVIAEWLLGRVREHDDLEVDVVDVADADLPTTFAPTPEATARLSEITPKLASAEAFIVLTPEYNHSYPAALKNLIDWHFHEWRAKPVALVSYGGLSGGLRAAEHLRQVFAELHAMTVRDTVSFHNAHGSFDDTGRLKDPSGPNTAAQVMLDQLAWWGRALREAKERRPYGLG; this is encoded by the coding sequence ATGAAGACCGCTACGGATACCCATACGGCCGCCCGCGGCGAGTCGGCCACGGCCCCTGACGCTTCCTCTTCCCCCTCCTCCGCCACCCCGGTCCGGGTGACGCTGATCATCGGCAGCAACCGGGCCGGCCGCTTCGGGCCGGTGATCGCCGAATGGCTGCTGGGCCGGGTGCGGGAGCACGACGACCTCGAGGTCGACGTCGTGGACGTCGCGGACGCCGACCTGCCGACGACCTTCGCCCCGACGCCGGAGGCCACGGCACGGCTGTCCGAGATCACCCCGAAGCTGGCCTCTGCGGAGGCGTTCATCGTCCTGACGCCCGAGTACAACCACTCCTACCCGGCGGCCCTGAAGAACCTCATCGACTGGCACTTCCACGAATGGCGTGCCAAACCCGTCGCCCTCGTCTCCTACGGCGGCCTGTCGGGCGGCCTCCGCGCGGCGGAACACCTCCGGCAGGTGTTCGCCGAGCTCCACGCCATGACCGTCCGCGACACGGTGTCCTTCCACAACGCCCACGGCTCGTTCGACGACACCGGCCGGCTGAAGGACCCGTCCGGCCCGAACACCGCGGCCCAGGTGATGCTGGACCAGCTGGCATGGTGGGGACGCGCGCTGCGGGAGGCGAAGGAGAGGCGCCCGTACGGACTCGGGTGA